A section of the Delphinus delphis chromosome 1, mDelDel1.2, whole genome shotgun sequence genome encodes:
- the HES4 gene encoding transcription factor HES-4 isoform X3, translating into MEKRRRARINESLAQLQSLLLDALRKESSRRSKLEKADILELTVKHLQSLRRVQVTAALRADPAVLGKYRAGFHECLAEVNRFLAGCEGVPADVRSRLLGHLATCLARLGPLRRPLPPAPAAEVLAPAVYAGRSPPPAFDGPCPLPRSRAVLAPPFLPGRTGEPLAAPGAAAQGRGAPWRPWLR; encoded by the exons ATGGAGAAGCGGCGCCGAGCGCGCATCAACGAGAGCCTCGCTCAGCTCCAGAGCCTCCTCCTGGACGCCCTCAGGAAAGAG AGCTCCCGCCGCTCGAAGCTGGAGAAGGCGGACATCCTGGAGCTGACCGTGAAGCACCTGCAGAGCCTGCGGCGCGTGCAGGTGACAG CCGCCCTCCGCGCCGACCCGGCAGTCCTGGGCAAGTACCGCGCCGGCTTCCACGAGTGTCTGGCCGAGGTGAATCGCTTCCTGGCTGGCTGCGAGGGCGTCCCGGCCGACGTGCGGTCCCGTCTGCTCGGCCATCTGGCGACCTGCCTGGCCCGGCTGGGGCCCTTGCGCCGCCCGCTTCCACCGGCCCCCGCCGCCGAAGTTCTGGCGCCCGCGGTTTACGCGGGCCGCTCGCCGCCGCCAGCCTTCGACGGCCCCTGCCCCTTGCCGCGCTCCAGGGCGGTCTTGGCGCCGCCCTTCCTGCCGGGCCGGACGGGGGAGCCCCTCGCCGCCCCCGGAGCCGCGGCTCAGGGCCGGGGCGCACCCTGGAGGCCGTGGCTGCGGTGA
- the HES4 gene encoding transcription factor HES-4 isoform X2, with protein sequence MPADTPGKLRASPRAGAPAGARRTPDQPRSAAEHRKSSKPVMEKRRRARINESLAQLQSLLLDALRKESSRRSKLEKADILELTVKHLQSLRRVQVTAALRADPAVLGKYRAGFHECLAEVNRFLAGCEGVPADVRSRLLGHLATCLARLGPLRRPLPPAPAAEVLAPAVYAGRSPPPAFDGPCPLPRSRAVLAPPFLPGRTGEPLAAPGAAAQGRGAPWRPWLR encoded by the exons ATGCCTGCCGACACCCCGGGGAAGCTGAGGGCCTCGCCGCGGGCGGGAGCGCCGGCCGGTGCCCGCCGGACCCCGGACCAGCCCCGGAGCGCGGCCGAGCACCGGAAG TCCTCCAAGCCCGTCATGGAGAAGCGGCGCCGAGCGCGCATCAACGAGAGCCTCGCTCAGCTCCAGAGCCTCCTCCTGGACGCCCTCAGGAAAGAG AGCTCCCGCCGCTCGAAGCTGGAGAAGGCGGACATCCTGGAGCTGACCGTGAAGCACCTGCAGAGCCTGCGGCGCGTGCAGGTGACAG CCGCCCTCCGCGCCGACCCGGCAGTCCTGGGCAAGTACCGCGCCGGCTTCCACGAGTGTCTGGCCGAGGTGAATCGCTTCCTGGCTGGCTGCGAGGGCGTCCCGGCCGACGTGCGGTCCCGTCTGCTCGGCCATCTGGCGACCTGCCTGGCCCGGCTGGGGCCCTTGCGCCGCCCGCTTCCACCGGCCCCCGCCGCCGAAGTTCTGGCGCCCGCGGTTTACGCGGGCCGCTCGCCGCCGCCAGCCTTCGACGGCCCCTGCCCCTTGCCGCGCTCCAGGGCGGTCTTGGCGCCGCCCTTCCTGCCGGGCCGGACGGGGGAGCCCCTCGCCGCCCCCGGAGCCGCGGCTCAGGGCCGGGGCGCACCCTGGAGGCCGTGGCTGCGGTGA
- the HES4 gene encoding transcription factor HES-4 isoform X1 → MPADTPGKLRASPRAGAPAGARRTPDQPRSAAEHRKVGTRPDAVGRSGGERGADARGTQPLPAPQSSKPVMEKRRRARINESLAQLQSLLLDALRKESSRRSKLEKADILELTVKHLQSLRRVQVTAALRADPAVLGKYRAGFHECLAEVNRFLAGCEGVPADVRSRLLGHLATCLARLGPLRRPLPPAPAAEVLAPAVYAGRSPPPAFDGPCPLPRSRAVLAPPFLPGRTGEPLAAPGAAAQGRGAPWRPWLR, encoded by the exons ATGCCTGCCGACACCCCGGGGAAGCTGAGGGCCTCGCCGCGGGCGGGAGCGCCGGCCGGTGCCCGCCGGACCCCGGACCAGCCCCGGAGCGCGGCCGAGCACCGGAAGGTGGGGACCCGGCCGGACGCGGTTGGCAGGAGCgggggggagaggggagctgaCGCCCGGGGGACTCAGCCGCTGCCGGCCCCGCAGTCCTCCAAGCCCGTCATGGAGAAGCGGCGCCGAGCGCGCATCAACGAGAGCCTCGCTCAGCTCCAGAGCCTCCTCCTGGACGCCCTCAGGAAAGAG AGCTCCCGCCGCTCGAAGCTGGAGAAGGCGGACATCCTGGAGCTGACCGTGAAGCACCTGCAGAGCCTGCGGCGCGTGCAGGTGACAG CCGCCCTCCGCGCCGACCCGGCAGTCCTGGGCAAGTACCGCGCCGGCTTCCACGAGTGTCTGGCCGAGGTGAATCGCTTCCTGGCTGGCTGCGAGGGCGTCCCGGCCGACGTGCGGTCCCGTCTGCTCGGCCATCTGGCGACCTGCCTGGCCCGGCTGGGGCCCTTGCGCCGCCCGCTTCCACCGGCCCCCGCCGCCGAAGTTCTGGCGCCCGCGGTTTACGCGGGCCGCTCGCCGCCGCCAGCCTTCGACGGCCCCTGCCCCTTGCCGCGCTCCAGGGCGGTCTTGGCGCCGCCCTTCCTGCCGGGCCGGACGGGGGAGCCCCTCGCCGCCCCCGGAGCCGCGGCTCAGGGCCGGGGCGCACCCTGGAGGCCGTGGCTGCGGTGA